The Sediminispirochaeta smaragdinae DSM 11293 genome has a segment encoding these proteins:
- a CDS encoding ATP-binding protein: MQHYPFSAILGQKRLKAALLACAVDPSIGGVLIRGEKGTAKTTAVRALAPLLPEIEVVEDCPYSCDPTDGDTIHESCAARIRAGEEIEHFRRPVRLVELPLNATEDRLAGTIHIEKTLQRGERSFEPGLLAAANRGILYIDEVNLLEDHLVDLVLDAAASGVCRVAREGFNLEHPARFLLIGTMNPEEGELRPQFLDRFALSVTVHGEDTPEMRKSIARRRIAFENDPKAFMKEWDDEERRLRELVRSARRLLPLVELREEIWDLLVGFSSKAGVQGHRSDIVMAKCASALAALRGKASVDREELLEAARFALPHRIAGTIEETPETIKGRLETILAEEQEEKDQKETIESPSLRKAGLEYGMVPEEDFFDYPEDFQVPGAAAAGSLVFDFLEKKKRPSMK; the protein is encoded by the coding sequence ATGCAACATTATCCCTTTTCCGCCATTTTAGGCCAAAAGCGGCTGAAGGCCGCATTACTTGCTTGCGCTGTCGATCCTTCCATTGGCGGAGTTCTTATTCGGGGAGAGAAGGGAACCGCAAAGACCACGGCGGTCCGGGCTCTTGCTCCCCTGCTACCTGAAATCGAAGTGGTAGAAGACTGCCCTTATTCCTGTGATCCGACTGACGGGGATACCATTCACGAATCCTGTGCAGCACGAATCCGTGCAGGAGAGGAGATAGAGCATTTCCGAAGACCGGTCAGGTTGGTGGAACTTCCGCTCAATGCGACCGAGGATCGCCTTGCCGGTACGATCCATATCGAAAAAACCCTCCAGCGTGGGGAACGGAGCTTTGAGCCGGGGCTGCTTGCTGCTGCCAACCGGGGAATCCTCTATATCGACGAGGTGAATCTTCTGGAGGATCACTTAGTCGATCTCGTTCTCGATGCCGCGGCAAGCGGTGTCTGCCGGGTCGCCCGTGAGGGCTTCAATCTGGAGCACCCCGCACGTTTTCTTCTTATTGGGACCATGAATCCCGAGGAGGGGGAGCTTCGTCCCCAGTTCCTTGATCGCTTTGCCCTATCGGTGACGGTCCATGGCGAGGATACGCCAGAGATGCGGAAGTCGATTGCCCGCCGACGGATCGCATTTGAGAATGATCCCAAGGCCTTTATGAAGGAGTGGGATGATGAAGAGCGGCGCCTTCGCGAGCTTGTCCGCTCCGCACGCAGGCTGCTTCCCCTTGTTGAACTTCGGGAGGAGATCTGGGACCTTTTGGTCGGCTTTTCTTCCAAGGCAGGGGTCCAGGGCCATCGGTCTGATATCGTCATGGCAAAGTGTGCATCTGCCCTCGCTGCGCTTCGAGGAAAGGCGTCGGTGGATCGTGAAGAGCTTTTGGAAGCGGCCCGTTTCGCCCTGCCTCACCGCATTGCCGGAACCATTGAAGAGACACCGGAAACGATAAAGGGGCGGCTGGAAACGATTCTTGCCGAAGAGCAGGAAGAGAAGGATCAGAAGGAAACGATAGAAAGCCCTTCGCTGCGCAAGGCCGGTCTGGAGTACGGAATGGTCCCTGAAGAGGACTTCTTCGATTACCCGGAGGATTTTCAGGTTCCTGGTGCAGCCGCTGCCGGAAGTCTCGTCTTCGATTTTCTCGAAAAAAAAAAGCGTCCATCGATGAAGTAG
- a CDS encoding NAD(P)/FAD-dependent oxidoreductase, translated as MEHYDAIVLGAGPAGLSAGIYLARAKQNVVILDQGTVGGQVLLTHAVANYPGLPELSGYQLASTMKTQAEGFGCTLISNTNVTGITLKDTVKRVQTDDKEYGAPIMILAMGGRPRNLGIESEDRLKGLGISYCATCDGDFFTGQKIMVVGGGNSALEEAVSLTRYADKVTIVHQFDHFQGYAHAIEAARANPKIDFILESTVHEFLGKESLEGAVIEHTPSGEKRRLDITGAFILIGYLPNTAMVAEQLSLNERGEIITDEGMKTSLAGVFAAGDARQKRFRQITTAVGDGTVAALSAMEYLEAGKRAS; from the coding sequence ATGGAACACTACGATGCCATTGTCCTGGGGGCAGGTCCGGCGGGTCTCTCTGCCGGTATCTACCTTGCCCGGGCAAAACAAAACGTGGTAATCCTCGATCAGGGAACCGTCGGAGGGCAGGTTCTTTTGACCCATGCCGTTGCAAACTACCCAGGCCTTCCCGAGCTCTCCGGCTATCAACTCGCATCCACCATGAAGACACAGGCCGAAGGGTTCGGCTGTACCTTGATCTCCAATACCAATGTTACCGGTATTACATTGAAAGATACGGTAAAACGGGTTCAAACCGACGATAAGGAGTATGGAGCTCCGATCATGATCCTCGCCATGGGAGGACGGCCGAGAAATCTTGGTATCGAATCGGAAGATCGGCTCAAAGGGCTTGGAATCAGCTACTGTGCAACCTGCGACGGCGACTTTTTTACCGGTCAGAAGATCATGGTTGTCGGGGGAGGAAACTCCGCGCTGGAAGAGGCGGTAAGCCTGACCCGTTACGCCGACAAGGTAACCATCGTCCATCAATTCGATCATTTCCAGGGTTACGCCCACGCCATCGAAGCGGCCAGGGCAAACCCCAAAATCGACTTTATCCTCGAATCAACGGTACATGAGTTCCTCGGTAAAGAAAGCCTCGAGGGTGCTGTAATCGAACACACTCCTTCAGGAGAAAAACGCCGTCTTGATATTACCGGCGCCTTTATCCTTATCGGCTACCTACCCAATACTGCCATGGTTGCCGAGCAGCTTTCCCTAAACGAACGGGGAGAGATTATCACCGACGAAGGGATGAAAACATCGCTTGCAGGGGTTTTCGCAGCGGGAGATGCACGGCAAAAGCGTTTCAGGCAGATAACGACGGCAGTGGGCGACGGCACGGTGGCAGCCCTTTCCGCCATGGAATACCTGGAGGCAGGGAAGCGGGCATCATAA
- a CDS encoding DMT family transporter produces MILGQFFALLTAGCWAHNSIVYSAAGKRVGSRAVTHIRLWIALPVMFLLHLLFCGSPYPLGLSSSVYLFLGLSGLFGFCVADLFIFRAFVDLGPRETMVVMTLSPIFGAILSRIFLGEILSPLQMLGIAATVGGVIWVILEEGARSRGIQRQSGTEEDQRAKRTGAFFALGGAFTQAVGMFLAKAGLAHGIHPFSANLLRLSAGLIGLVLYAAVRKSLVSDFTALIHDRKALLLTANGALVGPILGIVLSLYALTWAPVGIVTALMQTSPIFLLPIDRLYFKKRVSKGAVAGTITAIVGTALLFL; encoded by the coding sequence ATGATCCTTGGACAATTTTTTGCGCTGCTTACCGCAGGATGCTGGGCTCATAATTCCATTGTCTATTCTGCCGCAGGCAAGAGGGTCGGTTCGCGGGCCGTCACACATATCCGTTTATGGATCGCCCTGCCTGTGATGTTCCTTCTTCATCTTCTCTTTTGCGGTAGCCCCTATCCTCTCGGCCTTTCTTCATCGGTCTACCTCTTTCTCGGACTATCCGGGCTCTTCGGTTTCTGCGTAGCCGACCTCTTCATCTTCAGGGCCTTTGTCGATCTCGGCCCCAGAGAAACCATGGTCGTCATGACCCTCAGCCCTATTTTTGGTGCCATTCTCTCACGGATCTTCCTTGGGGAGATTCTTAGCCCCCTGCAGATGCTCGGAATTGCGGCCACCGTCGGCGGAGTTATCTGGGTTATCCTTGAAGAGGGCGCACGAAGCCGTGGTATCCAAAGGCAAAGCGGAACGGAAGAGGATCAGCGAGCGAAACGCACCGGGGCGTTTTTTGCCCTCGGAGGAGCCTTTACCCAGGCGGTCGGCATGTTTCTTGCAAAGGCAGGCCTCGCCCACGGGATTCATCCCTTCAGTGCTAACCTCCTTCGGCTCTCTGCAGGGCTCATCGGTCTTGTCCTTTATGCCGCGGTAAGAAAAAGCCTCGTCTCCGACTTCACGGCCCTTATACACGACAGAAAAGCGTTGCTGCTTACCGCAAACGGGGCCCTTGTCGGCCCGATCCTCGGCATTGTGCTATCCCTCTACGCCCTCACATGGGCGCCGGTCGGCATTGTTACCGCCCTCATGCAAACATCCCCCATATTTCTCCTACCCATTGATCGCCTCTATTTTAAGAAAAGGGTGTCTAAGGGAGCAGTTGCAGGGACGATAACAGCCATTGTTGGGACCGCCCTGCTTTTTCTATAA
- a CDS encoding TatD family hydrolase, with the protein MIDTHFHSRVMRQKGVDPGEHLKRAFAEGLVCAVDIGTELGDLEERSGLVAEFDRVYMAAGLYPSYAGAEDLPSLVAELETSILEHQAASIRGQRPRLVAVGECGIDLHWDFADTVCQQELLELQIDLADRLDLPVVIHSREADDPLLEVFRRHSPKRGGILHCFSSGPEMMRRCLDLGFFISFAGNLTFKNAELIRSSALQVPMDRLLFETDSPYLSPEPMRGRPNHPAFVAHTYRFFSRLRSVPMEELISQVAANVHRIFSLP; encoded by the coding sequence ATGATTGATACTCATTTCCACAGTCGCGTGATGCGTCAGAAGGGTGTCGACCCTGGTGAGCATTTGAAAAGAGCCTTTGCAGAGGGATTGGTGTGTGCCGTGGATATCGGAACGGAGCTTGGGGACCTTGAAGAGCGTTCGGGTCTTGTTGCCGAGTTTGATCGGGTTTACATGGCTGCAGGGCTCTATCCTTCCTATGCCGGTGCCGAAGATTTGCCCTCTTTGGTCGCTGAGCTTGAAACCTCAATTCTGGAACACCAGGCCGCCTCGATTCGAGGGCAGCGACCCCGTTTGGTTGCCGTGGGTGAATGCGGAATCGATTTGCATTGGGATTTTGCAGATACTGTATGTCAGCAGGAGCTTCTGGAGCTCCAAATCGATCTTGCCGATCGCCTCGATCTTCCGGTGGTGATTCATAGCCGGGAGGCCGATGATCCGCTTTTGGAAGTTTTTCGTCGTCACAGCCCAAAGCGGGGTGGCATTCTTCACTGTTTTTCCTCGGGACCGGAGATGATGAGGCGTTGTCTCGATCTTGGTTTTTTTATCTCGTTCGCCGGTAATCTTACCTTCAAGAATGCAGAGCTTATACGTAGTTCCGCACTGCAGGTGCCCATGGATCGGCTGCTTTTCGAGACGGACAGTCCTTACCTAAGCCCTGAGCCGATGAGGGGAAGGCCAAACCATCCGGCCTTTGTTGCGCACACCTATCGTTTTTTTTCTCGCCTTCGCTCTGTACCAATGGAGGAACTCATTTCTCAGGTGGCTGCGAATGTGCATAGAATTTTTTCCCTGCCTTGA